The genomic DNA GATCGTGAAGACCGGGGACTGGCTCTATGCGAGTCCGGTGGTAATCCGGTCGCACGTGGAGGGGGAGGATGACCTGTTTATCCGCCTGGGCTTCAAGGAGTACGGCGGGCGCTGGCTGATCGCGTCGGGCGAGGGCTACAACTGAGCATAGAAAAAGCCGCAGCCCCCGAAGGGAGCCGCGGCTTGCGAATTGCTGGGCTCAGAAATAGCGCAGGTACATGTACACGCTGGAAATGAGCACGGTGATGATCATGAGGGGGAAGCCGGCCTTCGTAAACTCCATGAAGGTGATGTTGGCGTTGTTCCGCATACCGATTTGGGCGATTACCACGTTGGCCGAGGCGCCAATGAGCGTCCCGTTCCCTCCCAGGCAGGCGCCCAGGGCGAGGGCCCAGTAGAGGGGGGCTTCGATGACGGTATGCACCTGATCGGGGCTGTCGGCCAGGCCCATCTGGGTGGCGAATACCGGGATCATGGTCTTGATCAGCGGAATCATGGCGATTACCAGGGGGATATTGTCCACAATGGCCGATGCGATGGCGCTCGCCCACAGGATAACCATGACCGTCAGCAGGAGATTGCCCTGGGTGGCGTGAATGAGCATCTCGCCCGATTTCTCGAAGAGCTTGTTGTGCTCCAGCGCGCTGATAAGCATGAAGAGACCGATAAAGAAGAGGATGGTGGCCCATTCGACTTTGTGCAGGGCGGTGTGGATGTCGACTTTGCACACGATCATCATGACCACGGAACCCGCCAGGGCCACGATGCCGGGCTCGAATCCGGTGAGGCGGCTGGTGAAGAAGCCGAGGAGGATCAGGCCGAGTACCGCGCCGCACTTCTTCAAGAGCACGGGATCGAGGATGGCCAGTTCGGGCTGGGCCATCATGACCCGGCGGCGCGCCTCCTCCTTCGTTTCGAGGGAAGCGCCCATGCGGAAACGGACGAGGGCCAGGCAGAAGAGAGTCATCACCAGCACAACCGGGCCGAGATTGAAGAGGAAGTCATTGAAACTGAGGGTGGTGGCCGAGCCGATAATGATGTTGGGAGGATCGCCGATGAGGGTGCCCGTGCCGCCGATATTGGAGAAGATGGCGAGCATGACGAGGATGGGCGCGGTGCGCAACTCCAGCAACTGGGTAATGAGAATGGTGATCGGCGCGATGAGGATGACGGTGGTCACATTGTCCAGCACGGCGGAGAGGAAAGCGGTGACCAGGAGGAATTGAACGACGATGACCTTGGCGTTGCCCTGGGCCCGCTGGGCAATGGCGATGGCGAGCCACTCCAGAAAGCCGGTTTCGGCCAGGATGCTCATGACGATCATCATGCCGATGAGCAGGAATATCACGTTCAGATCGACGCTTTTCACGGCTTCGTGATAGGGCACGAGGTGAAGCAGGATCACGGCGCCGGCGCCCAGAAGGGCGGCCGCGGTCTTGTCCACGATGTCGAAGGCGATCAGGGCATAGACGAAGAGGAAGATGCCGAGGGAGAGAATCATGGGGGAGGCGAGGAGCGAAAGCATGATAGTCGGACCCTAATAGTTGAGAACGCGGTTCAGAACCGCGATACGATCAATGATGCCGCAGAGGATGCCATCGCGCACCACGAAGACCTTGGGGCGCCGGT from Candidatus Hydrogenedentota bacterium includes the following:
- a CDS encoding ArsB/NhaD family transporter — its product is MLSLLASPMILSLGIFLFVYALIAFDIVDKTAAALLGAGAVILLHLVPYHEAVKSVDLNVIFLLIGMMIVMSILAETGFLEWLAIAIAQRAQGNAKVIVVQFLLVTAFLSAVLDNVTTVILIAPITILITQLLELRTAPILVMLAIFSNIGGTGTLIGDPPNIIIGSATTLSFNDFLFNLGPVVLVMTLFCLALVRFRMGASLETKEEARRRVMMAQPELAILDPVLLKKCGAVLGLILLGFFTSRLTGFEPGIVALAGSVVMMIVCKVDIHTALHKVEWATILFFIGLFMLISALEHNKLFEKSGEMLIHATQGNLLLTVMVILWASAIASAIVDNIPLVIAMIPLIKTMIPVFATQMGLADSPDQVHTVIEAPLYWALALGACLGGNGTLIGASANVVIAQIGMRNNANITFMEFTKAGFPLMIITVLISSVYMYLRYF